A stretch of Fervidobacterium thailandense DNA encodes these proteins:
- a CDS encoding MFS transporter codes for MRRWSGHLSDDKRRANSALLITCFTLIDGLAMGIYGTLFNLLLKSVGFSTSAVGRITSNSLWGSALLGLFFGFLSDKVDKRAILVFTHFLGVFFGTYRVLSSSMVALNVSSFFFGGFSAATAMVMSTLLVLKTERDERSKYFGLNFGIGMLTGTVGNFVGGFLGELFGLKLSVLLSSLVRLFALIPVFKLNLADRDVSHRTEENVKQVRTTVPANVRKVVIYYFLSTISVGFGAGLFVSFGNIIFHDLFNFKPSLIGTILSLAQLATGLGAIFSHRLGKRFGEMRVLIMSYVVVPIMIVFLSFTREPIVFSAVYVLRFAVMNMVSPLLSSTVFSQVPTSILASVNGLNNFLNNVSRALSAELFAFFTQYNSGYTLIFLVSSIFYFVNAFVMLRLLKNVRS; via the coding sequence ATGCGCAGATGGAGCGGGCATCTAAGTGATGACAAGCGGAGAGCGAATTCGGCGCTACTAATTACCTGTTTTACATTGATAGATGGTTTGGCGATGGGGATTTACGGAACGCTCTTTAACCTACTACTGAAATCGGTAGGGTTTTCAACCAGTGCAGTAGGGCGTATAACGTCCAACAGCTTGTGGGGTAGTGCGTTACTCGGTTTATTTTTCGGATTTTTATCTGACAAGGTTGACAAACGGGCTATCTTGGTTTTCACGCACTTTCTCGGAGTGTTCTTCGGAACGTACAGGGTCTTGAGTAGCTCGATGGTGGCACTGAACGTAAGTTCCTTTTTCTTCGGTGGTTTCTCGGCCGCGACTGCGATGGTGATGTCAACGCTTCTAGTTCTGAAAACCGAGCGTGATGAGAGGAGTAAGTACTTCGGACTGAATTTCGGAATCGGTATGCTCACTGGAACGGTGGGAAATTTCGTCGGTGGATTTCTCGGTGAGCTATTTGGTTTGAAGTTGAGTGTTCTCCTTTCGAGTTTGGTGAGGCTTTTTGCGCTAATCCCTGTTTTTAAATTGAACCTCGCGGATCGTGATGTTTCGCACAGAACCGAAGAGAATGTGAAACAAGTTCGGACGACCGTCCCAGCTAACGTCAGAAAGGTCGTAATTTACTATTTCCTTTCGACGATCAGCGTGGGATTCGGTGCGGGACTTTTTGTGTCTTTTGGGAACATCATATTTCACGACCTTTTCAACTTTAAACCTTCGCTCATAGGTACGATCCTTTCACTTGCGCAACTTGCCACTGGTTTGGGAGCTATCTTTTCTCACCGACTGGGTAAAAGGTTTGGTGAGATGCGTGTTCTCATAATGTCTTATGTTGTCGTCCCGATCATGATAGTGTTTCTGAGTTTTACACGTGAACCGATCGTTTTTAGCGCAGTTTACGTGCTCCGGTTTGCCGTGATGAACATGGTTAGTCCGCTACTTTCATCAACAGTCTTCTCGCAAGTGCCAACTTCTATCCTCGCTTCGGTAAACGGGTTGAACAACTTCTTGAACAACGTATCGAGAGCACTTTCGGCGGAGTTGTTTGCTTTCTTTACCCAGTACAATTCGGGCTACACACTCATCTTCCTCGTGAGTTCCATTTTCTACTTTGTGAACGCGTTTGTAATGCTCAGACTACTCAAGAACGTCAGATCTTAG
- a CDS encoding KaiC domain-containing protein, whose product MAERVEKSEVQNNQSAYQQQYQPLKEAVLVGSETILRAPKLVGVPTGVEGLDGLFYTTEMTQEGPRKVSLGGIPKYGIFNLTGVSDTGKSLIAEQFAVKQASRGESVIFVTVESPAEFVVMGIKQRAQAMGIDFEEIKDKIIFIDVASYSSLRDNLAEFFATLAYAIKTYKAEYTVVDSITGLFEEREVAARIVVRKVFSFLKKWKQTALLISQKRSGHEELTAEAAGGYAVGHIVDGTFVVAKELVDTPYKAKMYKVEVGDVVRFFRIDGCRLTGHDTKLHRMEITETGLVRIL is encoded by the coding sequence ATGGCAGAAAGGGTTGAAAAGAGCGAGGTTCAAAACAATCAGTCGGCTTACCAACAACAGTACCAGCCGCTCAAGGAAGCCGTTCTGGTCGGTAGTGAGACGATCCTGAGAGCCCCAAAACTTGTTGGCGTTCCAACCGGTGTTGAAGGGCTTGACGGATTGTTCTACACAACGGAAATGACGCAAGAAGGGCCACGGAAAGTTTCGTTGGGTGGGATTCCGAAGTACGGAATCTTCAACCTTACCGGAGTTTCCGATACGGGCAAAAGTCTAATAGCCGAACAATTTGCCGTTAAACAAGCTTCCCGAGGGGAAAGTGTCATTTTTGTCACAGTCGAATCACCCGCAGAATTCGTGGTCATGGGAATAAAGCAACGTGCCCAGGCAATGGGTATCGATTTCGAAGAAATAAAGGACAAAATAATATTCATCGACGTTGCGTCATACTCTTCGCTTCGAGACAACCTGGCCGAGTTCTTCGCCACCCTGGCTTACGCTATCAAGACGTACAAGGCCGAGTACACTGTCGTAGACTCGATCACCGGGTTGTTCGAGGAGAGGGAAGTTGCGGCAAGAATCGTCGTTCGAAAGGTCTTTTCGTTCCTGAAGAAGTGGAAGCAAACGGCTCTGCTAATTTCCCAGAAGAGAAGCGGACACGAAGAGTTAACGGCCGAGGCGGCTGGTGGATACGCGGTTGGGCACATCGTCGATGGCACGTTCGTCGTCGCGAAGGAGTTGGTCGACACACCTTACAAAGCGAAGATGTACAAGGTCGAAGTAGGGGATGTTGTAAGGTTCTTCAGGATCGACGGTTGCAGACTCACCGGACACGATACGAAGTTGCACAGAATGGAGATAACCGAGACCGGATTAGTTAGAATTCTTTAA
- a CDS encoding ATP-dependent Clp protease ATP-binding subunit: MFNMEDFTEGAQEILTSVNDVLTRYRHNQLSPEHILLTMLENQKNAAVDILNHLGVDLEGLKRDVERVLSSKGTYYYAGTSGGSGQMYITPDATKIINEAKREARRMGDEKVGTDHLLLAMILVPETTTYRLLAKYGVSPDKVYKAIKDLRMQRTYTEEENIDVLAKFTENLTEMAKNGQLMPVVGREKEVNRMIEILGRKIKNNPVLIGDPGVGKTAIVEGLAQRIVAGNVPDFLKGKTILKLDLARLVAGTKFRGEFEERLKKLVDVLKKRSDVILFIDELHTVVGAGAAEGALDAGNILKPELARGTMRVIGATTVEEYRKYIEKDKALARRFQVIFVAEPSVEETVEILKGLKPKFEEFHGVKISERALEFAAKMSARYITDRYLPDKAVDLIDEAAARCKIDGKQMVEEEDVAKVIERWTGIPVGKMMQDEKEKLKRLEEIIHEKFVDQEEAVKVVANAIKMSRAGIRNPNRPLGVFLFLGPTGVGKTELAKRLADVLFGTEKALIRIDMSEYMEKHSVARLIGAPPGYVGYEEGGYLTEQVRRRPYSVILFDEIEKAHPEVFNVLLQLFDDGRLTDGKGNTVDFKNTIIIMTSNIGSEVIIQDIEEGFEDMIPKHIEEEMRKYFRPELINRIDAAVVFKPLKKEHIKQIVRIYLSELNNRLKDKNIVVEIDESMMEYLATEGYVPTMGARPLRRLFENTVEFKIAELIINDQLREGQKITFSWTDEGLQWKIE, translated from the coding sequence ATGTTCAACATGGAAGACTTCACCGAAGGGGCGCAGGAGATACTGACGTCCGTCAACGATGTTTTGACCCGTTACAGACACAACCAGCTTTCTCCAGAGCACATACTTTTGACGATGTTGGAGAACCAGAAAAACGCAGCTGTAGACATCTTGAACCATCTTGGTGTTGACCTTGAAGGTTTGAAACGCGACGTGGAGCGCGTACTCTCTTCGAAGGGAACCTACTACTATGCAGGAACATCCGGCGGTTCCGGGCAAATGTACATAACACCGGATGCGACCAAGATTATCAACGAAGCCAAGCGGGAAGCCAGACGTATGGGCGATGAAAAAGTCGGAACAGACCATCTATTGCTGGCCATGATACTCGTACCGGAAACGACAACGTACAGGTTACTCGCAAAGTACGGTGTCTCACCGGACAAGGTCTACAAGGCCATAAAGGATCTCAGGATGCAGCGCACGTACACCGAAGAGGAAAACATTGATGTCCTTGCCAAGTTTACTGAGAACCTCACGGAAATGGCAAAAAACGGACAGTTGATGCCCGTTGTGGGTCGTGAGAAGGAAGTTAACCGGATGATAGAAATCCTCGGCAGGAAGATAAAGAACAACCCGGTTCTCATCGGTGATCCCGGTGTTGGTAAGACGGCGATAGTGGAAGGTCTTGCGCAGAGAATAGTTGCCGGGAACGTTCCAGACTTCCTAAAAGGAAAGACAATATTAAAACTCGACCTTGCCAGACTCGTAGCTGGAACTAAGTTCAGAGGAGAATTCGAAGAAAGACTCAAAAAACTCGTCGATGTTCTGAAGAAACGTTCGGATGTAATTCTCTTCATCGATGAACTACACACCGTCGTTGGTGCGGGAGCGGCTGAGGGTGCGCTTGATGCCGGCAACATACTCAAACCCGAGCTTGCAAGGGGCACGATGCGTGTTATCGGTGCGACGACGGTGGAAGAGTACAGAAAGTACATTGAAAAGGATAAGGCACTCGCAAGAAGGTTCCAGGTCATCTTTGTTGCAGAACCATCGGTCGAAGAAACCGTTGAAATTCTCAAAGGACTCAAACCGAAGTTTGAGGAGTTCCACGGAGTTAAAATCAGCGAAAGGGCACTCGAGTTTGCCGCTAAAATGTCCGCCCGGTATATAACCGACAGGTATCTGCCAGACAAAGCCGTAGACTTGATCGACGAAGCGGCCGCAAGATGCAAGATTGACGGAAAACAGATGGTCGAAGAGGAGGACGTTGCAAAAGTCATAGAAAGATGGACGGGAATCCCCGTTGGAAAGATGATGCAGGATGAGAAGGAGAAACTCAAGAGGTTGGAGGAGATAATCCACGAAAAGTTCGTCGACCAGGAAGAAGCGGTAAAAGTTGTTGCCAACGCAATCAAGATGTCCAGGGCCGGTATCAGGAATCCGAACAGACCTCTGGGTGTGTTCCTGTTCCTCGGACCCACAGGTGTTGGTAAAACCGAGCTTGCAAAGAGACTTGCGGACGTACTGTTCGGTACAGAGAAGGCGCTCATACGTATCGACATGAGTGAGTACATGGAGAAACACTCTGTTGCGAGGTTGATCGGTGCACCTCCGGGCTACGTGGGTTACGAAGAAGGTGGATACCTCACCGAGCAGGTCAGAAGGAGACCGTACAGCGTTATACTCTTTGATGAGATAGAAAAGGCACACCCGGAAGTTTTCAACGTACTTTTGCAACTGTTCGACGACGGTAGGTTGACCGACGGAAAGGGTAACACCGTGGATTTCAAGAACACGATTATCATAATGACCAGTAACATCGGCTCTGAAGTGATCATCCAAGATATCGAGGAAGGCTTCGAGGACATGATACCAAAACACATCGAAGAGGAAATGCGCAAGTACTTCAGACCGGAACTGATTAACAGAATCGACGCAGCGGTTGTCTTCAAGCCACTGAAGAAAGAACATATCAAACAGATTGTCAGAATTTACTTGAGCGAGCTAAACAACAGGCTCAAAGATAAGAACATCGTTGTGGAAATTGATGAGAGTATGATGGAGTATTTGGCAACGGAAGGTTACGTACCGACGATGGGAGCAAGACCTCTGAGGAGGTTGTTCGAAAACACTGTGGAGTTTAAGATAGCGGAGTTGATTATCAACGATCAACTCAGAGAGGGTCAAAAGATAACATTCTCCTGGACCGACGAGGGATTGCAGTGGAAGATTGAATAA